Within the Carassius auratus strain Wakin chromosome 18, ASM336829v1, whole genome shotgun sequence genome, the region ATATATTTTCCTAACcaattcactttttattttgtgGCAGCTTAGCCATTATTTCCTCTTTCtaacataaaacaacataattttACTGCTAATATTGATTTGTTAACATACAGAATATGTTTTAAAGATTAGTTGATATTGCTTTGTTATCTGTATTTGCAGGTATAATGAAAGTACATTAATATCACTTTGTAAATTTAAGATATGATTTCATGGTCTTCTTCTCTGACAGATCTGGATCAGAATGGCAACACTTAACAATACTGGAGTAACTAATGATAGTCAAGTCTACCGTTGTGAGTTAAAAGAGAACTTCAAGTACATTCTCCTCCCGGTGAGTTACACTCTGGTGTTTGTGTTCGGTCTGGGGTTGAACATCACGGCCATGTACGTCATCCTGTTTCGCACCAAACACTGGAAGCCCAGCACCATCTACATGATCAACCTCAACGTCTGCGACACGCTTTACGTCCTCACCCTGCCGTTCCTCATCTACTATTACGCTGATAAGAACGACTGGCCGTTCGGGGAGGTGATGTGTAAGCTGATTCGCTTTCTCTTCTACACAAACCTCTACGGAAGCATCCTCTTCCTCAGCTGCATCAGTGTGCATCGCTTTTTAGGCATCTGCCACCCGATGCGCTCTTTATACTGGATGAACGGCCGGCGTGCTCGTATGGTTTCTGTGGGAATATGGGTGATCATTCTCATCTTACAGGCACCGATTCTTTATTTCTCCAGGATGAGACGTAATGATACTGATCTGGTCTGTCATGACACCACCATCCAGGTGCTCTTCAATGACTTTATTGTTTACAGCTCGGTGGTGATGTTCCTGCTCTTTGTCATACCGTTTGGAGTGGTGCTGGTCTGCAACGGCCTGATGGTGAAGAAACTTCTCGATCCCAGCGGTCTCAGAGAACCAATGTCACAGCGCTCCAAACAGAAGTCGGTGAAGATGATTATTATTGTGCTTCTGGCTTTCGTGTTGTGCTTCTTGCCTTTCCATGTGAACCGCAGTATATACTACACCTTCCGTTACCTGGACAAACATGACTGCAACATAATACGACTCTCCAAC harbors:
- the LOC113118115 gene encoding P2Y purinoceptor 2-like, translating into MATLNNTGVTNDSQVYRCELKENFKYILLPVSYTLVFVFGLGLNITAMYVILFRTKHWKPSTIYMINLNVCDTLYVLTLPFLIYYYADKNDWPFGEVMCKLIRFLFYTNLYGSILFLSCISVHRFLGICHPMRSLYWMNGRRARMVSVGIWVIILILQAPILYFSRMRRNDTDLVCHDTTIQVLFNDFIVYSSVVMFLLFVIPFGVVLVCNGLMVKKLLDPSGLREPMSQRSKQKSVKMIIIVLLAFVLCFLPFHVNRSIYYTFRYLDKHDCNIIRLSNNAYKVTRPLVSLNSCIDPILYFMAGQSFRSSFNKKSSMKSEKTLSTLQNMKQQKRFQHQEEEENEEKEEEEMFL